The Humulus lupulus chromosome 7, drHumLupu1.1, whole genome shotgun sequence region GACTCTCCATTGTAGTTCTTTGAGAATTCACTTTATATCATGTATTAATGCTTTTATGAAGGAAATGGAAAAACATTTGTATATTTGACTTTGACCACTTTGCCACTACTTTTAAATTAATGCACTTCAAGTTTGTATTATTCTTTCTATTATATCTTTGTATATGTATAAATTATAAATGTTTTTACTCAATATTTAACCTCTTGTCGAAAATTCTCAATACTAAATGAATACCTTTAAACAAAGTAACATTGAAAAAGAGTACATTTGAACTTACTTAATAATTAGTAGTAAAAAAATACTAATAAGTACTTATTGAAATGACATGTCTATGTATACATAGAAAGGTTATGTAATCTACAGATTTATATAATTACATATAACCACAATAATAATCACATATGACAATtcacaacatacatataacatatatatatatatatatgtatatgtatgtaaaGGTTCAAACATATTCACCACAAAAAAGAGTACACAAAAAAGAGAGAACTTTGAACTGAAGATGACTTAAGCATATATAGTCCTGAGCTTAGAtacaatttaaatataatgatgtGGATCATGGTGACTAATATTCTTGCTTAACAAGAGGTggctgattattattattatgatgatCAGACTGTGTAGCCACCATGGCCGGGAACTCAAAGGATGATCTCCAAGGAACATCATGAGAGAGCAAATCAGGAGGAATGAGATTCTCCCAACCCTTAACGGCGTCGTTATGTGTTGTAGAACCGTCCCAACCTATGTGTGTCACATGCTTTACGTCCGTTGGTCCTCCTATTTCCATATCCATTTCTAGTTCTTCCATTTCTTCTTTGTAAACTGTCAAATATTGTCATCATGCCATCAaaatctcatatatatatatatatacatacattcattaaaattgtatatatacatattaccAATATATAAGATTCTAATTTTGATTATTCTTTACacacattactaaaaaaaaaaatgagatttttcaACAGTTTTTAACTATTATTATTGAGCAACAACGACAGTCGACTATTTATCGTATTTGCTTATGATATTGTGATGATTCATCACGATATGTTTTTCTATTAAGAAAAATCTGAAAAAGATTTTAGGCTTATTTATATTCTTTTtacaattttatattatattttgagAATAACTTTAGTGTTGACTGTGAGGAAGAGACTAGTTGACATTATTACTTGTACAAAAAATCTTGATAAATTTGGTCAAAAAGGGTAGGACAATTCCTTGATTTTGTcgtataaattaatatatatatatatattttatagctTACCAAAAATTTGAGAGATGTTCTTGAAACCCTTGAAGAGCCTATTGATTCCAGTTGATATGTTTGGCTTTAGAGACCTAAACGAGTTCTTTGTGCTTTCTCCTGATAAgctctcatcatcatcatcatcctcatcatatTCTTTATCCATTTCTTTAGGCCCTTAAACATAACATACATGCATGGAAATGTGAGATGGGTTTGTGTAAGATAAGCCAAAAAGAATAATACACAGAGAGAAAAAGATAGAGATagggaaagagaaagagaaagagaaagagaaagagactTATGGGATGAGGAGGGTTTGTAGTAGAAAAATTCTTGGATGAAGATGATCTTCTTGGTTGATGTGCACCAACAGCCACGCTTGATTCAGAGACACAACCAACAGAAAATGGAAGAAGAACAAGTCTTTCCATTCTTTCTctcatttttgtttaattttctgAGATCAAAGAtcgatagaaagaaaaaaaaggcaGAGAAAAgagaatagaaatagaaaatatatgGTGTTTTGGTTGATGAAACGCAAACTCAGAAGTGGGAATAGGTTTGTTATAATAAGGTATAACGATCACATGTATGGCTTTGATATCAAGTTACAATAATTTTACGTATAAAAAGTCAAGCTACAAACACAAGCTAGTTAGGTGGGAGATAGAGATATCAACACACAACTAACTAAAGGGTATGTTTGGACGTAGAATATAATACATAACTACATATGTACAACTATTCTTAATATATGTCTTTGTATATAATGAAGTTTAACCTAACATGCAATCATTCAATTCCAAACCCACGTGTCTACATTGGACGTAcataaataaatgacctaaagaATGTATAATGTTTTAGTTAAATTTCACCACTTTGATGAGTTCACTTAAGTTTTCTCTATACGGTGGGGTCACTTGTTCACTTACCTCTCTTGTATAGAAAGCCAATATCTCTTTAAATTTGTTTTTTGTTTACTTAGTTTGAACTCAACACAACAACATTGGAGAAGTATATGCTAAGCTATCTTGGATTGTTGGTGTTTTAAAATTACTTTGAATCCTCATGGCTTTGTGGACTGAAATGGGTATTTCTTGAACTCAAAGAAGGAGAGGATATGATGATGAGTTTAAAGAATAGAAAATGAATACAATTGGATTATTAATTTGTTGAGGCAGCTAGCTTACACTACATTACAGGTTGAATAATAGTACCCACTGCCACTAgctatgaatattattattattatttatttataacccAAAAATAAAAGGGATAATAATTTGGGACCACTCTACCATATattctcttcaatttttttttaaaaaaaaaaaagagaaacccCAACAacttcaaaaaaagaaaaaaaatgattatgaggttaattaattcataattataaaTCTTTTGAGACTTAATTAATGAGTTAATCTTTTTTTTTAGTCCAAGAATAACCCCACAATCTTATTTTGGTTTATagctttatatataatattgctCAAATGTGGACCACAACCaaccttttttgttttattttgatctttaaactttaaaatattatcatttaatcatCTATAATCctctatttattttattgacAAAAATAATCGATGTCTAACCAATAAAGAATGTGTTTTTTTTAggaatttattatataaatttcaacCTAAAGACCAGAGAATAAACTTGGGAATTAATAATTATAGAAAGAATATGACACTTTAACAAGTTCAAAGTTTAGTGTCTTTCTTCAAGGTCATTATCGTTTTGTAatgtttatgttgttttttttttggggtCGTTGTCGTTTAAAACATGATGTTGCTTTGAGCTTTGTTGCCGTTTGGCTGCTTTCCTTAAATTTTTGTTCATTTTTAGCTTTTTAATTCATTGTCGTTTGAAACTATGGTTGTCGTTTGAGCTTTTACTATCATTTTCTGTCGTTTATAAAGTTCACCGTTTTCCCAAGTCTTGAACTCATTTTAATGTCATTGTCGTTTTCCTTTACAATGGTTTACTACGCTGTCGTTATGTAGTCACTGTTGATTATCTTCTTGTTGTAATTGTAGTCTTTTCTCCTATTGatgtcatttttatatttttcttcttcttcttcttatcttttaaacatcataattatcactttcaataattgttatataaaaacatttttatttattttcaggaCTATACCAGGGCCTTATGCCTTTAAAGAGAAATAAAACTATAGAAACACTTGAACAGTAAACTGAACCTCGAAGGTAAGAAATAAACCTCTCAATTGAAGTTACATGAACAGGACACTCAACAATTGTTTTCAATAACCTTTTGAGTACTCTTTTGTCTAATTCATGAGGAAGCAGTTCTGATAGATATGTTGCTGTATCTATAATTTTTTCAAGTATGCAagtatataactatatataattcATTTCATTGTGTTAAAGCAGTGAAATACAAGGATGATTGCTAAGGAACTAAACAAAATGTCACTTGATAAGGTAATTTAAAGCCCAAAATGATGAAAAACTCAATGACCAAAAGCTATAATCGGATGTACACCAAAAATGTTAGAACATGTTGTGTAATGTTAGAACCTCACCAGTAATCTCCACAAGAGCAGGAACCATCCTTAAAGTGATGGAACCTGCGAATATCTCTAACAATGATCTCCCTATTCAAAAGCTGAGAAGTATACTTGATAAAGTTATGACAGTCAGTACAAACTCTAAGGTTTTTCATGATTCGAATTGGAGTCCCGGATGGCAGGCTGATGATTCCGCAAGCAATGGCAAGCTTTTCGCTGTGATAACCGAGGAACTGTTCGCTTTGTTCTTCTTCTACATCCTGCATTACCTGATCCACTGCGGATGAGTAACCTATCTCCTTCAATCTTCCAATCAGTTCATCTAAGTATAAGTATATCTCAGCTTCACTTGGATGAGACCTATCTCCCATAACAAAACTGTGGACTTGGTTCTTCAGTTGGATCCAAGATTGACCAGGGAGTTTATTGATCCCTCTCTGTCTCATTAAGCTCCTCACTTTAGCTGCTTCTTCCCATCTTTGATTGACAGCACACATATTCGAAAACAGGACATGGGATCCGGCATCTGATGATTTGAGGTGGAGAAGCTTTTCAGAAACCCAGTTTCCCATTTCTATATTTCTGTGAAGTCTGCAAGAAGATAGAAATGACTTCAAAACTAAACTCTGATTAGAAATATGGTTTCTATGAATGAACTTTTTAGCCTCGTCTAAGTGTCCAGCCCGGCCATAAAGATCAACCATACAAGTGAAGTGTTCAATTCCAGGTTTGATGTGATAAACTTCTTTCATCAAGCGAAAATAGTTGCAGCCTTCTTCAAGAAGGCCAGCATGGCTGCAAGCCGTTAAAACCACAGTAAAAGAAATTTCATTTGGTTTGAATCCCTCTTCTATCATGAGTTCGAAAATCCGAATTGCTTCGTGTCCTTGCCCATGTAAAGCACAAGCAGAAACCATTGATGTCCACAGCACAACATTGGGACTAGAGGTTTGGTTAAAAATCACCCGAGCATCCTCTAGGCTTCCACATTTGGAATACATATCAACTAGTGAGGAACCTAAGTGAAAATCCAGTTGGTGCCCAATTTTCTGAATGTATGCATGGATATGTTGACCGAGTGTTAAACTCCCAACATTAGCACAGACAGAGGCAATGGTTGTGACTGTAAATCTGTCTACGCCAATATTATCACTAACCATAGAAACAAAAGTCTGTAAAGCATTTTCATACTCGTTATTATGAACAAACCCAGAAATCAATGAGCTCCATGCTATGATTTCTGTCATTGATTCATCGCTAGAAACGATGGGATTTAGAGAGTTCGAATGAAGCTGGCGCATCTTTCTGAAGATCACCAGTGCCTTCTCCATTTCCCCACATCTGCAATAGAAATCTATAAGAGAAGTCTTAATAAATCCCTTGTTGTGGATACCTAATGTAAGGACAAGGTTGTGAATTTGTCTCCCAAGTTCCAAGAGTGATAACTTTGAAGCCAAAACCAAACCTGTGGAGAATGTGAACTCATTGAATGTTGGCCCCTTTTTTGCCATCTCATAGAGTAGTTTCAATGCAGCGCCTTCATACCCTTTGCGCATTAGCCCATCTATAACCGTATTCCAACTAGCGACATCTTTGAAAGGAAACCTATCAAACAAATCAAGAGACTTCTCCACATCTCCAATACGCATATGCCCACCTATCATGATATTCCAAGCAATTGTGTCTCTCTCTTTTCTCCTTCCAAATAATCTTTCTGCATATTGAAAAGCACCACATTTTACATATACATCAAGAATAGAATTTTCCAATGCaacatccaaatcaatcccattTCTCACTATCCATCCATGAATTCCCTTAGCAATCTGAGGTTCACTTTTACTAGAACACAAGCTTAACACGCTAGATAATGTAAATTGGTTTGGAGGAACACCCTCAGTCTGCATTTTCCTAAAAAGTTCAGACACCATCCTAGAAGAACCAATTCGAGCTAAACCGGAAATAAAGATAGTCCACGAGCGGATATCCCTGCCGGGTATTTCATCAAACAACTTGTGTGCATTGTCAAAGTTCTGAGATTTCACATACAAGCTCAAGAGGTAATTCGCCGCGTTCAAACTCCTAACTGTACCATCCTTCACCGCCTTGGCATGAAGAATATGAGCCATGGAATTGCAAGGGAAATCACACTAAAGATCCTGTAATGGCTGTTAAAAGTACATAAAGGATTAAACTTTCAGGTGCTCATACAATTTCACATGGTTAGTGCTCACAGATCAACTTAGTGCCAGAAAAATGTAAGATTTTTCAAAAAGCAATAAATTGGTTAAGAACCCATCAACCCAGATTATCAGTCAATAAAACTTTCTTGCAAGAGAGGACCTTCTAAATCCCTCAGATGTCAGCAACACAGTAAACTTCAACTTCTATCTCTCTGTAAAAGAGGGTCTATTTTGTATGTTACTATATAGtgtatatgtatattatgttGCATTTATCTATATCTAAGGTACATTATATAATTTGGTTAGTATATTATTTTaacaatatttaaaatataaaatatttagcTTATAAATTAGCATATGATAGACATAACTTAAAGGAGCAAATTCCAAAACGGTAGTAATACTTATCATTACTTCAATTGAGATAATGAAAAAAGAAGCATAAAGACTCCACAATCTCTTATATAAATTACTGATAAATAAAGCTCAAGGCACTATTGGCTGAAGTATAACCTCCATCAACGACAAGATTATGAGCCGTAATGAAGCCAGCTTCATCACTAGCCAGGAACAGAGCAGCCATAGCCACATCCTCCACAGCCCCTCCTCTCCCTCTCAGCAAAGTTCCCCTCTCACCAATGATCTTCCTCACATCCTCAGCCTTCATATCAACTTTCCCAAGAAACTTTCTATAAGCACTGACAAGCATATCCGTGGGAACCCCATGTGGAGAAATGGAGTTAACTCGAATCCCATGGATTCCCAGCTCACAAGCTGAGCTTCTAACGAACCCAATAATGGCTTCCTTCGATAATGTATAGCCATGGGATCCCAAGCCTCCCATAATGGCCGCCGAGCTCGATGTGCATATAATGCTTCCCCTGATTTGAGCCTTGATCATGGCTCTGGCTGCGTACTTCGTTCCATGTAACATGCCTAGAACGTtcacagaaagaaggcactgaactTTGTCCATCTCAAGACTTGTTATGCTTCCTCCGGCGGGGCCAGAGATTCCGGCGTTGTTGAACATGATGTCTAGTTGGCCTTTCCATTTTATTGCCAGTTCAACGGCCGATTCTACGTCGGCTTCTTTTGCCACATCGCAGTGTATGTATCGGCCACCTATCGAGTCCGCCAGCGCTGCGCCGAGGTCGTCGAGGATGTCAGCGACGATGACATGTGCGCCATTTTGAGCGAACACCTTGGCTGTGGCTGCTCCAATCCCTCTTGCACCACCGGTTATTACTGCTACTTTTCCCGCCAACCTAACAGAATTTCAAACATGAAACTCCAACAACATAGAAAATAGACTTGTATTTGAATACCCTTTTAACTAAATTAACTACTAGTCATAGCCATTCTGATATCAAGAACAATTAAAGCTTATTTGGTTAGAAAAGGGTTGCCTTTGTTTTAACAAATTTTGTTTTAGACTAATTACCTCTTTTCAGAAACCTTAGTAGATAGCTCCATCTGAACTATTGAAGGTAGTTTATATGTGATAACATCAAAACACCATAAAAAAGATTATAAGATGCTTATAAAGAACAGATTCAGGTAATATTTAAAgagtgttgttgttgttgttgaaatGGTTGGCTTGCCTTTGTTTAATGTTTCACATTCTTTTCATGCCCAAAGCTACTTCCAAACCGTAAATTTCGAACTTCAATCaaacccctctgttttcaatgaattaattttcaattGTTGGTTTCCATTGTTTATTGTTATTCTCTAATCATGAATTTTCaatttctcaactctcacaaagCTGATGCTTAGCAATATTTTCTCGTCCAATTCAATTAgagattatattttcaaaattcacAACCAATCCATTCAATGTCtttgatatatatacatatatttaatttaatcttatctaattggtaattttttaattgatttttttatattaattttaaataaattcaaaattactaatGTAATAAATTAGTgtataaataaaacataacattcaATATTAAAAAtgacaataacaataacaattaTACACTAATTTTCTGAATTAGTATATTCCTCcttcaaaaaattaattaatgtaATTTAGAGTGCAATGTGAGTTTTTTGGTCCTTGATTTGTTTGTGTCATTTGAGAAATTCCTGAAATTTTGGAGTGCAATgctattggtttttttttttgttgtatattttttttatttaaattattagtataatataaaattaaaattgaaaaaaaaatataattataataaccaaaataaataattaaataaagaaaattatcatGGGTGTTTTAGACCTTAAATCTTGGATATTCATTGTTACACCCGAATTTCAATGATGAATAAatg contains the following coding sequences:
- the LOC133790515 gene encoding CRIB domain-containing protein RIC4 isoform X2, encoding MRERMERLVLLPFSVGCVSESSVAVGAHQPRRSSSSKNFSTTNPPHPIKMDKEYDEDDDDDESLSGESTKNSFRSLKPNISTGINRLFKGFKNISQIFVYKEEMEELEMDMEIGGPTDVKHVTHIGWDGSTTHNDAVKGWENLIPPDLLSHDVPWRSSFEFPAMVATQSDHHNNNNQPPLVKQEY
- the LOC133790515 gene encoding CRIB domain-containing protein RIC4 isoform X1, whose translation is MRERMERLVLLPFSVGCVSESSVAVGAHQPRRSSSSKNFSTTNPPHPIRPKEMDKEYDEDDDDDESLSGESTKNSFRSLKPNISTGINRLFKGFKNISQIFVYKEEMEELEMDMEIGGPTDVKHVTHIGWDGSTTHNDAVKGWENLIPPDLLSHDVPWRSSFEFPAMVATQSDHHNNNNQPPLVKQEY
- the LOC133789389 gene encoding pentatricopeptide repeat-containing protein At2g22070-like, giving the protein MAHILHAKAVKDGTVRSLNAANYLLSLYVKSQNFDNAHKLFDEIPGRDIRSWTIFISGLARIGSSRMVSELFRKMQTEGVPPNQFTLSSVLSLCSSKSEPQIAKGIHGWIVRNGIDLDVALENSILDVYVKCGAFQYAERLFGRRKERDTIAWNIMIGGHMRIGDVEKSLDLFDRFPFKDVASWNTVIDGLMRKGYEGAALKLLYEMAKKGPTFNEFTFSTGLVLASKLSLLELGRQIHNLVLTLGIHNKGFIKTSLIDFYCRCGEMEKALVIFRKMRQLHSNSLNPIVSSDESMTEIIAWSSLISGFVHNNEYENALQTFVSMVSDNIGVDRFTVTTIASVCANVGSLTLGQHIHAYIQKIGHQLDFHLGSSLVDMYSKCGSLEDARVIFNQTSSPNVVLWTSMVSACALHGQGHEAIRIFELMIEEGFKPNEISFTVVLTACSHAGLLEEGCNYFRLMKEVYHIKPGIEHFTCMVDLYGRAGHLDEAKKFIHRNHISNQSLVLKSFLSSCRLHRNIEMGNWVSEKLLHLKSSDAGSHVLFSNMCAVNQRWEEAAKVRSLMRQRGINKLPGQSWIQLKNQVHSFVMGDRSHPSEAEIYLYLDELIGRLKEIGYSSAVDQVMQDVEEEQSEQFLGYHSEKLAIACGIISLPSGTPIRIMKNLRVCTDCHNFIKYTSQLLNREIIVRDIRRFHHFKDGSCSCGDYW
- the LOC133789390 gene encoding short-chain dehydrogenase reductase ATA1 — translated: MELSTKVSEKRLAGKVAVITGGARGIGAATAKVFAQNGAHVIVADILDDLGAALADSIGGRYIHCDVAKEADVESAVELAIKWKGQLDIMFNNAGISGPAGGSITSLEMDKVQCLLSVNVLGMLHGTKYAARAMIKAQIRGSIICTSSSAAIMGGLGSHGYTLSKEAIIGFVRSSACELGIHGIRVNSISPHGVPTDMLVSAYRKFLGKVDMKAEDVRKIIGERGTLLRGRGGAVEDVAMAALFLASDEAGFITAHNLVVDGGYTSANSALSFIYQ